One segment of Alistipes finegoldii DSM 17242 DNA contains the following:
- a CDS encoding SusC/RagA family TonB-linked outer membrane protein: MNKTFIRQAKRSFTFLFMLGLCAIWSPRAAAQNRSLPQVTIRMDRVPMSQIMSEIERQTKYLFVTGSDVKTDRITSLDVTAVPLTEALNRMVAGADLTYDIRSLSIILSVKKAEQPAAVAGYVRDGSGQPVIGATIIVRDTSTGTTTDADGRFTLSVPAPSTAWLEVSYLGYEPQAVAVGNRTSFDITLREAASEIESVVVTALGIKRSEKALSYNAQQINAEDIVAVKDVNFVNSLNGKVAGLNINASSSGVGGSSKVVMRGSKSIEQSSNALYVIDGIPMCNFRSDGSEEFDSQGSSEAIADLNPEDIESMTVLSGAAAAALYGSDAANGAILITTKRGKAGQTTVTVTSNTEVLAPFVMPMFQTRYGTGDKLAGAANGIYSWGERLNAFNYRGYDPADDYFQTGVVGTETVSFSTGNERSQTYASAGAVNSRGIIPNNGYDRYNFTFRNTSSFLKDKMHLDLGASYIIQKDRNMVNQGVYSNPLVSAYLFPRGDDWADVEMYERYNPSRGIYEQYWPTMGADTYQMQNPYWISYRNLRENRKDRYMINASLTYDILDWLSVSGRIRVDNSNSDYTEKLYASTNNLRTEGSPNGLYGITKTNDRQTYGDVMVNINKTFGENWSLQANVGASISDMRSDASKVRGPIAYGEQTGYDKDGNAIYEPNNIPNVFNVYNLSNSKTVREQIGWREQSQSVFFSAEVGFKGAYYLTVTGRNDWPSQLAGPNSVNSSFFYPSVGASVVLSEIIPNMPKNLSYVKLRASYASVGLAFSRFYANPTRSWNSSTNSWNLSSQSPLYDLKPERTKSFEVGLTMRFLRHFNFDISYYNTRTINQTFNTGIPASSMYSKVYKQDGDVRNRGFEMSLGYKNTWNRFSWDSNFTASVNRNKIMKLGKEVIDPNTGKVTPIGDLNVGGMGNVRFILREGGSLGDIYSRADLRRDSNGDIYQDMDGNIFVDNKTQTKDFIKLGSVFPDANLAWRNDFRWRNFNFGFLLTARLGGVVYSRTQAVMDYYGVSASSADARDAGGIVINGNDLIDAQKWYQTVANGDTTPQYYTYSATNVRLQEASIGYTIPRKKLGDVCDITLSIVGRNLWMLYNKAPFDPEAVATTSNYYQGIDYFMMPSLRSIGFNVRVKF, translated from the coding sequence ATGAATAAAACATTTATCAGACAAGCGAAAAGGTCATTTACTTTTTTATTCATGCTTGGTCTTTGCGCTATCTGGTCTCCGCGGGCGGCGGCCCAGAACCGCAGCCTGCCCCAAGTTACGATCCGGATGGACCGTGTCCCGATGTCACAGATCATGTCCGAGATCGAACGGCAGACCAAATATCTGTTCGTTACGGGTTCGGATGTCAAGACCGACCGTATCACAAGCCTCGATGTTACGGCGGTGCCGCTTACGGAAGCCCTGAACCGGATGGTGGCGGGTGCGGACCTGACCTACGACATCCGTTCGCTGAGCATCATCCTCTCCGTAAAGAAAGCCGAGCAGCCTGCGGCCGTCGCAGGTTATGTCCGCGACGGGAGCGGCCAGCCGGTCATCGGCGCCACGATCATCGTCCGCGACACCTCGACCGGTACGACGACCGACGCCGACGGCCGTTTCACCCTTTCGGTGCCCGCACCTTCGACGGCATGGCTCGAAGTGAGCTATCTGGGCTATGAGCCGCAGGCGGTTGCCGTCGGCAACCGCACTTCGTTCGACATTACGCTGCGCGAGGCCGCATCGGAGATCGAATCGGTCGTCGTGACGGCCCTCGGCATCAAGCGCTCGGAGAAGGCGCTCTCGTATAATGCCCAGCAGATCAACGCCGAGGACATCGTGGCCGTGAAAGACGTCAATTTCGTCAATTCGCTCAACGGCAAGGTGGCCGGTCTGAATATCAACGCCTCGTCGTCGGGTGTCGGCGGTTCGTCGAAGGTCGTGATGCGCGGTTCGAAATCCATCGAGCAGTCGTCGAACGCCCTCTATGTGATCGACGGCATTCCGATGTGCAACTTCCGCAGCGACGGCAGCGAGGAGTTCGATTCGCAGGGCTCTTCGGAGGCCATCGCCGACCTCAACCCTGAGGATATCGAGTCGATGACCGTCCTGTCGGGCGCAGCCGCCGCGGCACTCTATGGTTCGGATGCCGCCAACGGCGCCATTCTGATCACGACCAAGCGCGGCAAGGCCGGTCAGACGACCGTGACGGTGACGAGCAACACCGAAGTGCTCGCGCCTTTCGTGATGCCGATGTTCCAGACCCGTTACGGCACGGGCGACAAGCTGGCGGGAGCCGCCAACGGCATCTACTCGTGGGGCGAACGTCTGAATGCGTTCAATTACAGGGGCTACGACCCTGCCGACGACTATTTCCAGACGGGCGTCGTGGGCACCGAGACGGTTTCGTTCTCGACGGGCAACGAGCGCAGCCAGACCTATGCTTCGGCCGGCGCCGTCAATTCGCGCGGTATTATTCCCAACAACGGTTACGACCGTTACAACTTCACTTTCCGCAATACCTCGTCGTTCCTCAAGGACAAGATGCACCTCGATCTGGGTGCCAGCTACATTATCCAGAAAGACCGCAACATGGTCAATCAGGGCGTCTACTCCAACCCGCTGGTGTCGGCTTACCTCTTCCCGCGCGGCGACGACTGGGCGGATGTGGAGATGTACGAACGCTACAACCCCTCGCGCGGCATCTACGAGCAGTACTGGCCGACGATGGGAGCCGATACCTATCAGATGCAGAACCCCTACTGGATCAGCTACCGCAACCTGCGCGAGAACCGCAAGGACCGCTACATGATCAACGCCTCGCTGACCTACGACATCCTCGACTGGCTCTCGGTTTCGGGCCGCATCCGGGTGGACAACTCGAACAGCGACTATACCGAGAAGCTCTACGCATCGACCAACAACCTGCGCACCGAGGGATCGCCCAACGGTCTCTACGGCATCACCAAGACCAACGACCGTCAGACCTACGGCGACGTGATGGTCAATATCAACAAGACCTTCGGCGAGAACTGGAGTCTGCAGGCCAACGTCGGCGCTTCGATCTCGGACATGCGTTCCGACGCCTCGAAAGTCCGCGGCCCGATCGCCTACGGAGAGCAGACCGGTTACGACAAGGACGGCAACGCCATCTACGAGCCGAATAACATCCCCAACGTGTTCAACGTCTACAACCTCTCCAATTCGAAGACCGTCCGCGAGCAGATCGGCTGGCGCGAGCAGTCGCAGTCGGTCTTCTTCTCGGCCGAGGTGGGCTTCAAGGGGGCGTATTACCTGACCGTGACGGGCCGCAACGACTGGCCTTCGCAGCTGGCGGGTCCCAACTCGGTGAACTCCTCGTTCTTCTATCCGTCGGTCGGCGCTTCGGTCGTGCTCTCGGAGATCATCCCGAACATGCCCAAGAACCTCTCCTACGTCAAGCTGCGTGCGTCGTACGCATCGGTGGGTCTGGCTTTCTCGCGTTTCTACGCCAATCCGACCCGCTCGTGGAACTCTTCGACCAACAGCTGGAACCTCTCGTCCCAAAGTCCGCTCTACGACCTGAAGCCCGAACGCACCAAATCGTTCGAAGTCGGTCTTACGATGCGCTTCCTCAGACATTTCAATTTCGACATTTCGTACTATAACACCCGTACGATCAACCAGACGTTCAACACGGGCATCCCCGCAAGTTCGATGTACAGCAAGGTCTACAAGCAGGACGGCGACGTGCGCAACCGCGGTTTCGAAATGTCGCTGGGCTACAAGAATACGTGGAACCGCTTCTCATGGGACAGCAACTTCACGGCCAGCGTCAACCGCAACAAGATCATGAAGCTGGGCAAAGAGGTGATCGACCCCAACACGGGCAAGGTCACTCCGATCGGCGACCTGAACGTGGGAGGCATGGGTAACGTCCGCTTCATTCTGCGCGAGGGCGGCTCGCTGGGCGACATCTATTCGCGCGCCGACCTGCGCCGCGACTCGAACGGCGATATCTATCAGGATATGGACGGCAACATCTTCGTGGACAACAAGACGCAGACCAAGGATTTCATCAAGCTGGGTTCCGTATTCCCCGACGCCAATCTGGCATGGCGCAACGACTTCCGCTGGCGCAACTTCAATTTCGGGTTCCTGCTCACGGCCCGTCTGGGCGGCGTAGTCTACTCGCGCACGCAGGCCGTAATGGATTACTACGGCGTATCGGCCTCGTCGGCCGATGCGCGCGATGCGGGCGGCATCGTCATCAACGGCAACGACCTGATCGATGCGCAGAAATGGTACCAGACCGTCGCCAACGGCGATACGACTCCGCAGTACTACACCTATTCGGCTACGAATGTGCGGTTGCAGGAGGCTTCGATCGGCTACACGATTCCGCGCAAGAAGCTGGGAGACGTTTGCGACATCACCCTCTCGATCGTAGGCCGCAACTTGTGGATGCTCTACAACAAGGCGCCCTTTGATCCAGAGGCGGTCGCTACCACCAGCAACTACTATCAGGGCATCGACTATTTCATGATGCCTTCGTTGCGCAGCATCGGCTTCAACGTGCGTGTCAAATTCTAA
- a CDS encoding FecR family protein, with the protein MEKETLYRYVACQASPEEETAVLTWLEADPAHESELAKVQRQHDLVALSAPVINELYAKDRRRRFGSVLRRWSAAAAAVVLLAFGGYYFHAARDFSRQGERLLSVSVPHGQRVSLTLQDGTSVWLNAGTTLRYPALFTGRERRVEIEGEARFEVVHDAKHPFIVRTYACDVEVLGTKFNVVAEEENGLFSTALFEGRVAVSSRLVPGERLVLEPDEMVTLEGKHLCLAQIDNDEEYLWTNGIISLTDQSFSELMHRFEKTFGVTIRIEREPSIRIGQGKIRQSVGIDNALQVLQRFADFEYEKDEQNNTITIR; encoded by the coding sequence ATGGAAAAGGAAACATTATATCGCTATGTGGCGTGCCAAGCATCGCCTGAGGAGGAAACGGCCGTGCTGACGTGGCTGGAGGCCGATCCTGCACATGAATCGGAACTCGCAAAGGTGCAGCGGCAGCACGATCTGGTGGCTTTGAGCGCCCCGGTCATCAACGAACTTTACGCCAAGGACCGCAGGCGCCGTTTCGGCTCCGTCCTGCGCCGGTGGAGCGCGGCAGCAGCGGCAGTCGTACTGCTCGCCTTCGGCGGTTATTATTTTCACGCCGCACGCGATTTCTCACGGCAGGGCGAGCGGCTGCTGTCGGTCTCCGTGCCGCACGGACAGCGCGTCAGCCTGACGTTGCAGGACGGTACCTCGGTATGGCTCAACGCTGGAACGACGCTTCGCTATCCGGCGCTCTTTACGGGGCGTGAGCGCCGCGTGGAGATCGAAGGCGAAGCCCGGTTCGAAGTGGTGCACGATGCGAAACATCCCTTCATCGTCCGGACATACGCCTGCGACGTCGAGGTGCTGGGCACGAAATTCAATGTCGTGGCCGAGGAGGAGAACGGGCTCTTCTCGACGGCTCTGTTCGAAGGCCGCGTCGCCGTTTCCAGCCGGCTCGTCCCCGGCGAACGACTGGTGCTGGAACCCGACGAGATGGTGACGCTCGAAGGGAAGCATCTCTGTCTCGCGCAGATCGACAACGATGAGGAATATTTGTGGACGAACGGAATCATCAGCCTGACCGATCAGTCGTTCTCCGAGCTGATGCACCGCTTCGAAAAGACCTTCGGCGTCACAATCCGTATCGAGCGCGAACCGTCGATCCGTATCGGACAGGGTAAGATACGGCAGTCGGTAGGTATCGACAATGCGCTTCAGGTGCTGCAGCGGTTTGCCGATTTCGAGTACGAGAAAGACGAACAGAACAATACGATAACCATTCGATAA
- a CDS encoding RNA polymerase sigma-70 factor — MEEVYAEYRTYFVRIAVSYVRDRMVAEDLVSDTFLKIWESRTETTPRNLPAYLLTALKRKCLDYLRDQAIHLRIQQNMHQTSARVVGERIARLEANDPQNLMMSEALAIIERELRRMPEQRRRIFIAHRYEEMSYREIAAVYELSEGQVTYELRAAKEALKAALKDYLPLIGLLLNGL, encoded by the coding sequence TTGGAGGAGGTCTATGCGGAGTACAGGACGTATTTCGTCCGGATCGCCGTGTCGTATGTCCGTGACAGGATGGTGGCCGAGGATTTGGTGTCCGATACCTTTTTGAAAATCTGGGAGAGCCGTACGGAGACGACGCCCCGGAACCTGCCCGCCTATCTGCTTACCGCGCTCAAGCGCAAGTGTCTGGACTATCTGCGCGACCAAGCCATTCATCTCAGAATCCAACAGAACATGCACCAGACCAGTGCGCGCGTGGTCGGAGAGCGTATCGCGCGGCTCGAAGCCAACGATCCCCAGAATCTGATGATGTCCGAGGCGCTTGCCATCATCGAACGCGAACTGCGGCGGATGCCTGAACAGCGGCGGCGGATTTTCATCGCCCACCGTTACGAAGAGATGTCCTACCGGGAAATAGCCGCCGTTTACGAATTGTCCGAAGGGCAGGTGACCTACGAACTGCGGGCGGCGAAGGAGGCGCTCAAAGCGGCGCTCAAAGATTATCTCCCGCTGATAGGACTCTTGCTGAACGGCCTCTGA
- a CDS encoding superoxide dismutase encodes MLNLIVSLLILPLMATDTAKQVRFTPKDLPYAYDALAPQVSEETLRFHHDKHYVGYVNKLNELIVDTPYAEQPLEDIVVSADGAIFNNAAQMWNHEFFFDELSPKAQTRPTGALLKAIDDNFGSFDQLKVQMEKAAAGLFGSGWVWLAEDKSGKLAIVSEQNAGNPLRYGMKPLMCFDVWEHAYYIDYRNRRADAVAALWDRIDWKVVEERYAKK; translated from the coding sequence ATGTTAAACCTCATTGTTTCACTATTAATTTTACCGCTTATGGCAACAGACACAGCAAAACAGGTGCGCTTCACTCCGAAGGACCTGCCTTACGCTTATGACGCGCTCGCACCGCAGGTCTCCGAAGAGACGCTGCGCTTCCACCACGACAAGCATTACGTGGGATACGTGAATAAACTCAACGAACTGATTGTCGATACCCCCTATGCCGAGCAGCCGCTGGAGGATATCGTCGTTTCGGCCGACGGCGCGATCTTCAACAACGCCGCGCAGATGTGGAACCACGAATTCTTCTTCGACGAACTTTCGCCCAAGGCGCAGACCCGTCCCACGGGCGCGCTGCTGAAGGCCATCGACGATAATTTCGGATCGTTCGACCAGCTGAAGGTCCAGATGGAGAAAGCCGCCGCAGGGTTGTTCGGTTCGGGCTGGGTATGGCTCGCGGAGGACAAGTCGGGCAAGCTGGCGATCGTCAGCGAGCAGAACGCCGGCAATCCGCTGCGCTACGGCATGAAGCCCCTGATGTGCTTCGACGTTTGGGAGCATGCTTACTATATCGACTACCGCAACCGCCGCGCCGATGCTGTCGCAGCCCTCTGGGACCGCATCGACTGGAAGGTCGTCGAAGAGCGCTACGCCAAGAAATAG
- the rd gene encoding rubredoxin has translation MKKYRCTVCEYIYDPALGDPENGIAPGTAFDDLPDGWICPVCGEGKWAFEPLEEQ, from the coding sequence ATGAAAAAGTATCGTTGCACCGTCTGCGAGTATATTTACGACCCGGCGCTGGGTGATCCCGAAAACGGCATCGCTCCCGGCACGGCATTCGACGATCTGCCCGACGGTTGGATATGCCCGGTCTGCGGCGAAGGCAAATGGGCCTTCGAACCTCTCGAAGAACAATAA
- a CDS encoding tryptophanase, which yields MTLPYAEPYKIKMTEAIRTSTRAERETWIREASYNLFKLRSDQVTIDLLTDSGTGSMSDRQWAAMMTGDESYAGASSYFRLRETISRLFGMPFFLPTHQGRAAENVIFSALLKEGDIVPGNSHFDTTKGHIEFRRCHAVDCTIDDAADTQKELPFKGEMDIAKLEKLLRENPREKVPCVVLTITNNTAGGQPVSMRNIRETAEVCRRYGVPLLLDSARFAENAYFIKTREAGYADKTIKEIVREIYTYADIMTISAKKDGVVNMGGFVAMRSEELYKRAMTFSIMFEGYVTYGGMSGRDMDALAVGLDENTEFEQLDARIRQVKLLGDLLDEYGVPYQRPAGGHAIFVDAKKVLPNLPKEQFIAQTLAVELYLEAGIRGVEIGSILADRDPDTHENRYPRLELLRLAIPRRVYSDNHIRVIAAACRNIYERRAEITTGYRITFEAPILRHFTVELDKI from the coding sequence ATGACACTTCCGTATGCAGAACCCTACAAGATCAAAATGACCGAGGCCATCCGCACCTCCACGCGCGCCGAACGCGAGACATGGATCCGCGAAGCCAGCTACAACCTCTTCAAACTGCGCAGCGATCAGGTCACGATCGACCTGCTGACCGATTCGGGAACGGGTTCGATGAGCGACCGCCAGTGGGCGGCCATGATGACCGGCGACGAAAGCTACGCCGGCGCATCGTCCTATTTCCGGCTCAGGGAGACCATTTCCCGGCTCTTCGGCATGCCTTTCTTCCTGCCCACGCATCAGGGGCGCGCCGCTGAGAACGTCATCTTTTCGGCTCTGCTCAAAGAGGGCGACATCGTGCCGGGCAACTCCCATTTCGACACCACGAAGGGACACATCGAGTTCCGCCGCTGCCACGCCGTGGACTGCACCATCGACGACGCGGCCGACACCCAGAAGGAGCTGCCGTTCAAAGGCGAAATGGACATCGCCAAGCTCGAAAAGCTCCTGCGCGAGAACCCGCGCGAGAAAGTTCCGTGCGTGGTGCTGACCATCACCAACAACACGGCGGGCGGACAGCCCGTGTCGATGCGCAACATCCGCGAGACGGCCGAAGTATGCCGCCGTTACGGAGTGCCCCTGCTGCTCGACTCGGCCCGTTTCGCCGAAAACGCCTACTTCATCAAGACCCGCGAAGCCGGTTACGCGGACAAGACGATCAAGGAGATCGTCCGAGAAATCTACACCTATGCCGACATCATGACCATCTCGGCCAAGAAGGACGGCGTGGTGAACATGGGCGGCTTCGTGGCCATGCGCTCCGAGGAGCTTTACAAACGGGCCATGACCTTCAGCATCATGTTCGAGGGCTACGTGACTTACGGCGGCATGTCGGGCCGCGACATGGACGCGCTGGCCGTGGGACTGGACGAGAACACCGAATTCGAGCAGCTCGACGCCCGCATCCGTCAGGTGAAACTGCTGGGCGACCTGCTCGACGAATACGGCGTCCCCTACCAGCGTCCGGCAGGCGGACACGCCATCTTCGTCGATGCGAAAAAGGTGCTGCCCAACCTCCCGAAGGAGCAGTTCATCGCCCAGACGCTCGCCGTGGAGCTTTACCTCGAAGCGGGCATCCGCGGCGTGGAGATCGGCTCGATCCTCGCCGACCGCGACCCCGACACGCACGAGAACCGCTATCCGCGGCTCGAACTGCTGCGTCTGGCCATCCCGCGCCGGGTCTATTCGGACAACCACATCCGCGTGATCGCCGCCGCCTGCCGCAACATCTACGAACGCCGCGCCGAAATCACCACCGGCTACCGCATCACGTTCGAGGCGCCGATCCTGCGGCACTTCACCGTGGAGCTGGACAAAATCTGA
- a CDS encoding dihydrodipicolinate synthase family protein has translation MFKLSGLIPAVFTPFDKTGAINFSQIQPYADKLIAEGAYGVFVCGSTGECTSMTVAERKSVLEAWTKAVAGRILIIAHVGGTCQADCIELARHAAGLGVDAVGTVAPFYLKPGSVEELVAFYKPIAAACAPLPFYAYHIPSMTGINLPMIDFLKNGSKEIPNLNGIKFTSNNFMEMIECIRFDGGRFDILNGFDEMLLCGMAVGARGGVGSTYNYSLRTYQNIYDAFMAGDLEQARAAQQESVDIVHVIINHGGGIRGGKASMKLVGIDCGDCRLPLAPYTEAEIARLDEELRAIGFKK, from the coding sequence ATGTTCAAACTATCCGGACTCATTCCCGCCGTCTTCACGCCGTTCGACAAAACGGGCGCAATCAATTTTTCGCAAATCCAGCCCTACGCCGACAAACTCATCGCCGAAGGGGCCTACGGCGTCTTCGTCTGCGGCTCGACGGGCGAATGCACCTCGATGACCGTCGCCGAGCGCAAGAGCGTGCTCGAAGCGTGGACCAAAGCCGTAGCAGGCCGCATCCTCATCATCGCCCACGTGGGCGGCACCTGTCAGGCCGACTGCATCGAACTGGCCCGCCATGCCGCCGGACTGGGGGTAGATGCCGTAGGCACCGTCGCCCCGTTCTACCTCAAACCCGGCTCGGTCGAAGAACTGGTGGCCTTCTACAAACCCATCGCCGCTGCATGCGCACCGCTGCCCTTCTACGCCTACCACATTCCCTCGATGACGGGCATCAACCTGCCGATGATCGACTTCCTGAAGAATGGCTCGAAAGAGATTCCCAACCTGAACGGCATCAAGTTCACGTCGAACAACTTCATGGAGATGATCGAATGCATCCGTTTCGACGGCGGCCGCTTCGACATCCTCAACGGGTTCGACGAAATGCTGCTCTGCGGCATGGCCGTCGGCGCGCGCGGCGGCGTGGGCAGCACCTACAACTACTCGCTCCGCACCTACCAAAACATCTACGACGCCTTCATGGCCGGCGACCTCGAACAGGCCCGCGCGGCGCAGCAGGAGTCGGTGGACATCGTGCACGTGATCATCAACCACGGCGGCGGCATCCGCGGCGGCAAAGCCAGCATGAAACTCGTCGGCATCGACTGCGGCGACTGCCGTCTGCCCCTCGCCCCCTACACCGAGGCCGAAATAGCCCGGCTGGACGAAGAACTCCGGGCGATCGGTTTCAAAAAGTAG
- a CDS encoding glycosyl hydrolase family 18 protein codes for MKNLFKLSMALFIGAAMFSCQQAEEPTMDQGQAPETRAFGDTPVVAIYVETNDTNPLNAGDYTMSNGKPFAGIVELFASNVRKRTVNGVVEPTLYLNDKMTNLLENNGYLTYVKPLQDKGIKVLLTVLGDHQGIGVASMNSTQTTQFAQILAHAVAKYGLDGIGFDDEYADDGGSTNSTSYSEIILKLHALMPADKLITVFDWGYTSSISTEARACIDYAYHGYFGTSFVGASLVDKTRWSPVSTNLGGATNPSTLNSLATRTRSQGYGAFMFFNLRRSSQVNPLNMFSATASGLYNGLTVTNANGNRAQDWTFVPAGYEINMDEVQ; via the coding sequence ATGAAAAACTTATTTAAATTATCGATGGCTCTCTTTATCGGAGCCGCAATGTTCTCCTGCCAGCAGGCCGAAGAACCGACTATGGATCAGGGACAGGCTCCCGAAACCCGCGCATTCGGCGATACGCCGGTCGTGGCGATCTATGTCGAAACCAATGACACCAACCCGCTTAACGCGGGTGACTACACGATGTCGAACGGCAAGCCGTTTGCCGGTATCGTGGAACTCTTCGCATCGAACGTCCGTAAACGTACGGTCAACGGTGTGGTCGAGCCGACCCTCTACCTCAATGACAAGATGACCAATCTGTTGGAAAACAACGGTTATCTGACTTATGTGAAACCGCTGCAGGACAAGGGCATCAAAGTCCTGCTTACCGTACTCGGTGACCATCAGGGCATCGGCGTCGCCAGCATGAACAGCACGCAGACCACGCAGTTCGCCCAGATTCTGGCCCATGCCGTGGCAAAATACGGACTCGACGGCATCGGATTCGATGATGAGTACGCCGATGATGGAGGCTCCACCAATTCCACGTCGTATAGCGAGATCATCCTCAAACTGCATGCGCTGATGCCCGCCGATAAGCTTATCACGGTATTCGATTGGGGCTATACCAGCTCTATCAGTACTGAAGCAAGAGCTTGCATCGACTACGCTTATCACGGTTATTTCGGCACCTCTTTCGTCGGTGCCAGTCTCGTAGACAAAACACGTTGGTCGCCTGTATCGACCAATCTCGGTGGAGCTACCAATCCTTCTACCCTCAATTCACTTGCAACACGTACAAGAAGCCAGGGCTACGGTGCGTTCATGTTCTTCAATCTGCGCCGCAGTTCTCAGGTCAATCCGCTGAATATGTTCAGCGCTACGGCCAGCGGCCTGTACAACGGTCTGACTGTCACCAACGCCAACGGCAACCGTGCGCAGGACTGGACCTTCGTTCCGGCCGGTTATGAAATCAATATGGATGAAGTGCAGTAG
- a CDS encoding glycosyl hydrolase family 18 protein, with product MKTQKIQNLLVVTLFCAAALAGLTACDADPVEREGGKLPDKDGLENTYGMLRSTRSVRDEVRVFLTEGNGFVTDNFYYQLTKPLGSALSLEAAVKAGEGETERTLLPEANYDFPDGKKLDIAGDAQHSALKRIRFFAENLAPGEYYLPLTVAADAADAADAERQTVNYLLTVRGLQMGEYKLNQEQVFTVFYLNTALYQPLLVDEYLMSKLDENWENAWPERPDGTRTIGDIVNLRTVVLDYDAATSRALLNLGADMRYVLGHATKYIRPLQDKGRKVCISIEGGGKGLGFCNLTDAQIADFTAQVKAVVTEYGLDGVNFWDRNSGYGKEGMPAMNTTSYPKLIKAVREALGDGLLVTLTDHMEPTEYFWDTAAMGGIEVGKYLDYAWSGYLDNSKDMQIVDPWHQGAAFVSAEWPRKPIAGLAPAKYGCVNIPWYTGEAETTPTERIAPVFLWRDAGYKQSNILVFEEMRTVLQDKYESTWTSSITDGYKFFADDGVYLIDESPWGKNYFSENEYMFDAIKLGELADGRRGYNKWTKDW from the coding sequence ATGAAGACGCAAAAGATACAGAATTTATTAGTAGTGACGCTTTTCTGCGCGGCGGCGCTCGCGGGCCTTACGGCCTGCGACGCCGACCCCGTGGAACGCGAAGGAGGCAAACTGCCCGACAAGGACGGGCTTGAGAATACCTACGGCATGCTGCGCAGTACCCGGAGCGTCCGGGACGAGGTGCGCGTATTTCTGACCGAAGGCAACGGATTCGTGACCGATAACTTCTATTATCAACTCACCAAGCCGCTCGGATCGGCGCTGTCCCTCGAAGCGGCCGTGAAAGCCGGGGAGGGCGAGACGGAACGCACTCTGCTGCCCGAAGCCAATTACGACTTTCCCGACGGCAAGAAGCTGGACATTGCAGGCGATGCCCAGCATTCGGCGCTCAAACGTATCCGTTTTTTTGCCGAGAATCTTGCTCCGGGCGAGTATTACCTGCCCCTGACGGTCGCTGCGGACGCTGCGGACGCTGCGGATGCCGAACGGCAGACTGTCAATTACCTGCTTACGGTCCGCGGTCTCCAGATGGGTGAGTACAAACTCAATCAGGAACAGGTGTTCACGGTATTTTACCTCAATACCGCTCTGTATCAACCCTTGCTCGTAGATGAATACCTGATGTCCAAACTGGACGAAAATTGGGAAAATGCATGGCCGGAACGACCCGACGGTACGAGAACCATCGGCGATATTGTAAATCTGCGTACGGTCGTACTCGATTACGACGCTGCAACGTCGCGGGCTTTACTGAATCTGGGTGCCGACATGCGCTATGTCCTCGGCCATGCGACCAAGTATATCCGTCCGTTGCAGGATAAGGGCCGCAAGGTCTGCATCAGCATCGAAGGCGGCGGCAAGGGATTGGGATTCTGCAACCTCACCGATGCGCAGATCGCCGATTTCACGGCGCAGGTGAAGGCGGTCGTTACCGAATACGGACTTGATGGCGTGAATTTCTGGGACCGGAATTCCGGTTACGGCAAAGAGGGCATGCCGGCGATGAATACGACGTCGTACCCCAAACTGATCAAAGCCGTGCGCGAAGCGCTGGGCGACGGACTGCTCGTAACGCTTACCGACCATATGGAGCCTACCGAATATTTCTGGGATACTGCGGCTATGGGCGGCATCGAGGTCGGCAAATACCTCGACTATGCGTGGTCCGGCTATCTGGATAACTCCAAAGACATGCAGATCGTCGATCCGTGGCATCAGGGCGCCGCGTTTGTTTCGGCGGAATGGCCCCGCAAGCCGATCGCAGGACTCGCTCCCGCCAAATACGGATGCGTCAATATTCCGTGGTATACGGGAGAGGCGGAAACAACCCCGACTGAGCGAATCGCACCTGTCTTTCTCTGGCGCGATGCCGGCTATAAACAGAGCAATATTCTGGTTTTCGAAGAGATGCGCACGGTTCTTCAGGACAAATACGAAAGTACATGGACCAGCAGTATCACGGATGGATATAAATTCTTTGCTGACGACGGAGTCTACCTTATCGACGAAAGCCCTTGGGGTAAGAATTACTTCTCGGAAAATGAGTATATGTTCGATGCTATTAAGCTGGGAGAGTTAGCGGATGGTAGGCGCGGATATAATAAATGGACAAAAGATTGGTAA